Genomic DNA from Streptococcus uberis:
TCATATAAAAAAGCCTGTTTTTCAATAGCGGTTTTATCTTTTTTTGATCTAGCTCTCAGTAAGATCCAAATCAAGCAAATACCTAAAACCAGACAAATGGATAAAAAGAGACCTTGCAAATAAAGGCTAAATAATTCAACTAACATGTGTTTTACCTATACATTCCCAAACATTTTACTTTTTCATAACAGTACAAGAAAAGTCCAGGGTACCCTAGACTAGTCTATTATAACAAAAGTTATCTCTTAATTATAGGTTTTTGAAAACTTGTTAAAAAATTCTTTGGTTCTTACTTCCTTAGGTTGCTTAAAGATTTGCTCCGGGCTACCTTCCTCCAAAATTTTCCCATTTTCTAAGAAAAGAACT
This window encodes:
- a CDS encoding DUF4059 family protein, coding for MLVELFSLYLQGLFLSICLVLGICLIWILLRARSKKDKTAIEKQAFLYDMLMIAILLIPIVSFAVMSILLVLKS